In Xenorhabdus nematophila ATCC 19061, one DNA window encodes the following:
- a CDS encoding non-ribosomal peptide synthetase codes for MNNNELSSLSLAERRRLLELAKSAKLSRQPVQKTEITPQSRENGVPLSWSQQRLWFLAQLDPAAQTAYHMSAGLNLQGQLNLDALQAALDRIVARHEIMRTTITIVEDGAQQTIDGADCRFSLIQENLSQLFSEQHGASAAWQAAVEKAAYLEATRPFDFINGPLARGRLLKLAEDQHILLLTQHHIISDGWSVNLLMQELSALYHAFSQGLPDPLPALPIQYADYVIWQKNRSQGTEPEKQVDFWRNTLQGAPALLELPTDRPRPTKQSYAGGRVELTFPPALYAGLKALSQRHSTTLFMTLLAGWSTLLSRISGQDDIVIGTPVANRQQPELAPLIGFFANTLALRVQLHANPTVSELLAQIREQSINAFSHQDLPFEQLVEILSPSRSLSHSPIFQVMLSLENLPGQRHFELPGLKLEERPLIRESAYFDLTLTLNETGNGLAGELEYARDLFDHTTIERMVSHLYTLLAAMAADDAQRVTELPLITSQQREQLLVDFNKTTLAYPQDKLIHQLFEQQAESNPDAIALVYQDTRLSYAELNQRANQLAHSLIAFGIRPDDRIALCVDRSLDMIIGMLGILKAGAGYIPLEPEYPAERLAYQLSDSKPKLLLTQQHLQTHLAVTDMPVWLLDDKNHQDTQSQQPTHNPDAGQLGLLPHHLAYIIYTSGSTGLPKGVMLEHRNVISFIHAQYLISQPQPEDRILQFATMAFDTSVSDIFPTLAAGATLILRPAHIRVPDTAFIDFLNQHQITIIDVPTAFWHQWVQEMKAGRTGFSLYLNTVIVGGEKAEYRHLVDWQSLPDTQFCRWINSYGPTETTVTATNLILNGGESCHTTGMIPIGHPNANSKVYILDPSGQPVPIGVSGEIHIGGDGVARGYLNRPELTAERFVRDPFSKLAETRMYKTGDLGRWLPDGNIEYLGRNDFQVKIRGFRIELGEIEAQLAACDGVKDAVVIAREEAGGDKRLVAYLIPQPDTTLSPAHLREQLSHYLMEHMIPGAFVMLEAFPLTGSGKLDRKALPEPDRTAIASREYEAPQGDIEQKIAEVWQSLLRLEQVGRHDNFFELGGHSLLTVQMASRLRQSLNIQLDLQDLFTHPILADLAQSLHSANQTAQQSAQQLTILPASRQQTLPLSWAQQRLWFLAQLDSAAQTAYHISGGLRLKGNLSQSALQATLDRIIARHEILRTTIKMVDGVAQQIIADADCGFNLRFSDLSQLAETEKHAAINEAARFESYHPFDFETDPLIRGQLLKLANDEHVVLLTQHHMISDGWSLNVLMYELTTLYRAFHQGQPDPLPELMVQYADYALWQRQWLQGEVLEKQVNFWRDALQGAPALLELPTDKVRPAVQSYRGAHVTLTLSPELSEGLKALSQHHSSTLFMTLLTAWSILLSRISGQQDIVIGTPVANRQHSELEPLIGFFANTLALRVKLADNPTVSALLAQVKAHALAAYVHQDLPFEQLVETLKPPRSLSHSPVFQVMLALDNTPIQQSLELSDLTLDELPSTRQSTHFDLSLSMNDTDKGLVGELEYASDLFDHTSIERLASYLQTLLAAMVEDDSQRVDYLPLLQPQQRNQLLVEFNDTALSYSQDQLIHQLFEQQVAQTPDATALVFGDSQLSYAELNHHANQLAHYLIASGVRPDDRIAICVDRSPEMIIGMYGILKAGAGYIPLDPEYPSERLAYQLSDSKPALLLTQQHLQAHLPVQDIPVLLLDDANHRNTVAQQPNHNPDAQQMGLQPYHLAYIIYTSGSTGQPKGVMLEHRNVVNFIHVQHKTSEPQLGDRILQFATVAFDTSVSDIFPTLASGATLVLRPAHIRIPDTAFVAFLREQKITIIDMPTAFWHHWVQEMMAGRSGFSPDLHTIIVGGEKAEYRHLMNWLASPETQSCRWINSYGPTETTVIATTLKLDNKDAVAFENSIPIGYPLPNSCIYILDTHGQPVPIGTSGEIHIGGAGVARGYLNRPDLTTEKFISDPFSKHPDARMYKTGDLGRWLPNGTIEYLGRNDFQVKIRGFRIELGEIETQLAACDGVSDAVVIAREEGTGDKRLVAYLIPQSGVTLSPFQLREQLSASLMEHMLPSAFVMLEAFPLSANGKLDRNALPAPDHSAIVSREYEAPQGKSEQQLATVWQSLLGLEQVGRHDNFFELGGHSLLVVNLIEELRQLNLSLEVSAVFSAPTLAAMSARLNQSSGQGVTALTVPPNLISENSQTITPDMLPLVELTQDQIDRVVNLTPEGATNIQDIYPLGPLQAGILFHHLLETEGDTYLDSQLMAFDSRTHLDNFLRVFQQVIDRHDILRSAVHWQELPEPVQVVYRRAPLPMTELTLSTEESAETQLRRLTDTRTVRMDITKAPLLKAHIAHDPESGQWLLSLLHHHLVCDHVSLDMIFNEMKALFLGEENSLPTPLPYRNFIAQTRSVPPEVHQDYFRKLLGDVDEPTLPFGLLDVQNSHHDADPSDKIVEDVITLDHVLARNLRECAHQQGMSAAVLFHAAWAQVLARCSGRDDVVFGTVLLGRLQGGIGASQVLGMFINTLPVRVRLQARSVQQVVQETYKQLSELLDHEQAPLAVAQRCSGIQAPLPLFNSLLNFRHSPRDETESTSQVWEGIEILSGEERSNYPLSLDVDDFDDGFALTAQCSQQINPARLNAYMEIALKEIVSALQHAPGQSIEAIEILPLAERNQLLVDFNDTELVYPQDRLIHQLIEQQAARIPDTTALVFGDTELSYSELNRHANQLAHSLIAFGVRPDDHVALCVERSPEMIIAMLGILKAGANYVPLDPEYPVDRLAYQLSDSKPVLLLTQQHLQAHLPQQNMSVWLLDDDSHRDSMAQQPAHNPDAKQLGIQPHHLAYIIYTSGSTGQPKGVMIEHRNVVGFIHAQHQISQPQIGDRILQFATVAFDTSVSDIFPTLAAGSTLVLRPAHIRVPDTAFVDYLNQQKITVIDLPTAFWHHWVQEMKAGRVGFSPHLRALIVGGEKAEYHHLVDWQSLPQTQHCRWINTYGPTETTVIATHLMVDSGSCPLDGIIPIGHPNANTQIYILDTLGHPVPCGVSGEIHIAGTGVGRGYLNRPDLTEEKFVANPFSKHPDARMYKTGDLGRWLSDGTIEYLGRNDFQVKIRGFRIELGEIEVQLLACSGVREALVVAREEANGDKRLVAYVISQPDVTLDINRLREQLNTHLAAYMVPNAFVVLAAFPLTASGKVDRKALPAPDRTAIASHEYEAPEGEIEQQIAVILQTLLQLEQVGRHDSFFDLGGNSLSIIQLMARLRDEFHLEISIPDIFAHPTLSELAELIASRQIETFFAQEDIESLQKELENLSEDELRALLNGDN; via the coding sequence GGCTGGTCAGTCAACCTGCTTATGCAAGAGCTGTCCGCGTTATATCACGCATTCAGTCAAGGATTGCCGGATCCCCTGCCTGCACTGCCGATTCAATATGCAGATTATGTTATTTGGCAAAAAAACAGGTCACAAGGGACAGAACCGGAAAAACAGGTCGATTTCTGGCGTAACACCTTGCAGGGGGCTCCCGCACTGCTGGAACTTCCCACCGATCGGCCCCGCCCGACAAAACAAAGCTATGCTGGCGGGCGGGTTGAACTGACTTTCCCCCCTGCATTATATGCGGGTTTAAAAGCCCTCAGTCAGCGTCACAGTACCACCTTATTTATGACATTACTGGCAGGATGGTCCACATTACTGTCCCGTATCAGCGGTCAGGACGATATCGTCATCGGCACGCCCGTCGCCAATCGCCAACAACCTGAATTGGCCCCCCTGATTGGCTTCTTTGCCAATACTTTGGCACTGAGGGTGCAGTTACACGCTAACCCCACTGTCAGTGAACTCCTGGCACAGATCAGGGAACAATCCATCAATGCCTTTTCCCATCAAGATCTCCCGTTTGAACAGTTGGTCGAGATCCTGAGTCCATCGCGCAGCCTGAGCCATAGCCCAATCTTTCAGGTCATGTTGTCACTGGAGAATCTCCCCGGACAACGGCATTTCGAATTACCGGGGCTAAAACTGGAAGAGCGCCCATTAATCAGAGAAAGCGCCTATTTCGACCTGACATTGACGCTGAATGAAACTGGCAATGGTTTGGCCGGTGAACTGGAATACGCCCGTGATCTGTTTGACCATACGACGATTGAACGTATGGTCAGTCATTTATATACCTTACTGGCGGCGATGGCGGCAGATGATGCGCAACGAGTGACCGAACTGCCGTTGATAACGTCACAACAACGCGAACAATTGCTGGTGGATTTCAACAAGACGACGCTGGCGTACCCGCAGGACAAACTGATCCACCAGCTATTTGAACAACAGGCAGAGTCAAATCCTGACGCAATCGCGTTAGTGTACCAGGATACTCGGCTGAGTTATGCGGAACTGAATCAACGTGCCAACCAATTGGCTCATAGTCTGATTGCCTTTGGCATACGCCCGGATGATCGGATTGCCCTGTGTGTCGATCGCAGTCTGGATATGATTATCGGGATGCTCGGTATCCTGAAAGCTGGTGCCGGCTATATTCCACTCGAGCCAGAATACCCCGCCGAACGTCTGGCTTATCAGTTATCAGACAGCAAACCTAAGTTGTTGCTGACTCAACAGCATTTACAGACGCATTTAGCCGTGACAGACATGCCGGTCTGGCTGCTGGATGATAAAAATCATCAAGATACTCAGTCACAACAGCCAACCCACAATCCTGATGCCGGCCAATTGGGGCTTTTACCGCATCATCTGGCCTATATCATCTATACCTCAGGCTCAACCGGTCTGCCCAAAGGGGTCATGCTGGAACACCGCAATGTGATCAGTTTTATTCATGCTCAATACCTGATCAGCCAGCCTCAGCCAGAAGATCGCATCCTGCAATTTGCAACAATGGCATTTGACACCTCCGTGTCTGATATTTTCCCAACACTGGCAGCGGGAGCGACTCTGATTCTGCGCCCTGCCCATATCCGCGTACCAGATACAGCATTTATCGACTTTTTGAATCAGCACCAGATCACCATTATAGATGTACCAACCGCTTTCTGGCACCAATGGGTACAAGAGATGAAAGCGGGCCGGACTGGTTTCAGCCTCTATCTGAATACCGTGATTGTTGGCGGGGAGAAAGCAGAATATCGCCACTTGGTGGATTGGCAATCATTGCCAGATACTCAGTTCTGCCGCTGGATCAATTCCTACGGCCCGACTGAAACCACCGTTACGGCAACAAACCTGATTCTGAATGGCGGGGAGTCCTGTCACACCACAGGCATGATCCCGATTGGTCATCCCAATGCCAACAGTAAAGTTTATATTCTGGACCCCTCTGGTCAGCCTGTCCCTATCGGCGTCAGCGGAGAGATTCACATTGGTGGTGACGGTGTTGCCCGGGGTTATCTGAATCGACCAGAACTCACCGCAGAACGTTTCGTACGCGATCCATTCAGCAAACTCGCTGAGACCCGCATGTATAAAACCGGTGATCTGGGACGTTGGTTGCCAGACGGCAATATTGAATATCTGGGACGCAATGATTTTCAGGTCAAGATCCGCGGCTTCCGCATCGAACTGGGCGAAATAGAAGCACAACTGGCCGCCTGTGACGGCGTCAAGGATGCGGTAGTCATTGCTCGCGAAGAAGCGGGCGGCGATAAACGTCTGGTGGCTTATCTGATACCACAGCCTGATACAACGCTGTCACCGGCTCATCTGCGTGAACAATTGAGCCACTACCTGATGGAACATATGATCCCCGGCGCATTTGTGATGCTGGAGGCTTTCCCGCTGACCGGAAGCGGCAAATTGGATCGCAAAGCCTTGCCTGAACCTGATCGCACTGCCATTGCCAGCCGTGAATATGAAGCCCCCCAAGGTGACATCGAACAAAAAATAGCAGAAGTCTGGCAATCTCTGCTGAGACTGGAACAGGTAGGACGCCATGATAATTTCTTTGAACTGGGCGGTCACTCTTTACTGACCGTGCAAATGGCTTCGCGTTTACGTCAGTCACTGAATATTCAGCTAGATTTGCAGGATCTGTTTACTCATCCCATTCTGGCCGATTTAGCGCAATCGTTACACTCAGCCAATCAGACAGCACAACAATCGGCACAGCAATTAACAATATTACCTGCCAGCCGACAGCAAACGCTGCCACTATCCTGGGCGCAACAACGTCTGTGGTTCCTGGCTCAGTTAGATTCTGCCGCCCAGACGGCCTATCACATTTCTGGCGGATTGCGTCTGAAAGGCAACCTGAGTCAGAGTGCGCTGCAAGCGACACTGGACAGAATTATTGCCCGCCATGAGATTTTGCGCACGACGATCAAAATGGTGGATGGAGTCGCTCAACAAATTATTGCCGATGCTGACTGTGGCTTTAATTTAAGGTTCAGCGATCTCAGCCAGTTAGCTGAGACAGAAAAACACGCTGCTATTAACGAAGCGGCCCGGTTTGAAAGCTATCACCCGTTTGACTTTGAAACAGATCCATTGATACGTGGTCAACTGCTGAAACTCGCAAACGACGAACATGTGGTGTTATTGACTCAGCACCACATGATTTCAGATGGCTGGTCACTGAACGTCCTGATGTATGAACTGACGACCCTTTACCGGGCGTTTCATCAGGGACAGCCCGATCCTCTGCCAGAACTGATGGTGCAATATGCGGACTACGCCCTTTGGCAACGTCAGTGGTTACAGGGTGAGGTACTGGAAAAGCAAGTGAATTTCTGGCGTGATGCACTGCAAGGTGCGCCGGCGTTATTGGAACTGCCCACAGACAAAGTGCGTCCTGCGGTGCAGAGCTATCGCGGGGCTCACGTGACACTTACCCTCTCCCCTGAATTGAGTGAAGGCCTGAAAGCACTCAGCCAGCACCATAGCTCTACGCTATTTATGACATTACTGACCGCCTGGTCAATTCTGCTTTCCCGCATCAGCGGACAACAGGATATTGTTATCGGAACCCCGGTCGCCAATCGGCAGCACAGCGAACTAGAACCGTTAATCGGCTTCTTCGCCAATACGCTGGCACTCAGGGTTAAACTGGCAGATAACCCCACCGTCAGCGCCTTACTGGCACAAGTAAAAGCGCATGCACTGGCGGCCTATGTTCATCAAGACCTGCCATTCGAACAACTGGTAGAAACCCTGAAACCACCACGCAGCCTGAGCCATAGCCCGGTCTTTCAGGTTATGCTCGCATTGGATAACACACCCATCCAGCAATCACTTGAGTTATCCGATTTAACGCTGGATGAACTGCCCTCGACCCGCCAAAGTACCCATTTTGATCTGTCACTTTCCATGAATGATACCGACAAGGGTTTAGTCGGCGAACTGGAATATGCCAGTGATCTGTTTGATCATACCAGCATTGAGCGCCTTGCCAGTTATCTGCAAACCCTGCTGGCGGCAATGGTTGAGGATGATTCACAGCGAGTGGACTATCTGCCGCTATTACAACCTCAACAGCGCAACCAATTGTTGGTGGAATTCAACGATACCGCACTGAGCTACTCACAAGATCAGTTGATCCATCAGCTTTTCGAGCAACAAGTGGCGCAGACACCCGATGCAACTGCGCTGGTATTTGGCGATAGCCAACTGAGTTACGCCGAACTCAACCACCATGCCAACCAATTGGCACATTATCTGATTGCTTCTGGTGTACGCCCTGATGATCGTATTGCCATCTGTGTTGACCGCAGTCCGGAGATGATCATTGGCATGTACGGCATACTCAAGGCAGGTGCGGGCTATATTCCTCTCGATCCGGAATACCCAAGCGAACGACTGGCCTATCAGTTGTCAGACAGTAAACCCGCATTATTGCTGACCCAGCAACATTTACAGGCCCACTTGCCAGTACAAGACATCCCCGTCTTGTTGCTGGATGATGCAAACCATCGCAATACAGTGGCACAACAACCCAACCATAACCCTGATGCTCAACAAATGGGGCTTCAGCCGTATCATCTGGCCTATATTATTTACACCTCCGGTTCAACGGGACAGCCCAAAGGGGTGATGCTGGAACACCGCAATGTGGTGAATTTTATCCACGTGCAACACAAAACCAGCGAACCGCAGTTGGGGGATCGTATCCTGCAATTTGCCACTGTGGCATTTGATACTTCGGTGTCTGATATTTTCCCGACCCTCGCGTCCGGCGCTACGTTGGTGCTGCGTCCTGCGCATATCAGAATACCCGATACTGCCTTTGTCGCTTTCCTGCGCGAACAGAAGATCACCATCATAGATATGCCAACCGCGTTCTGGCATCACTGGGTACAAGAGATGATGGCCGGTCGCAGTGGTTTCAGTCCTGACTTACACACCATCATTGTGGGTGGTGAGAAAGCTGAATACCGCCATTTAATGAATTGGCTGGCCAGTCCTGAAACCCAATCCTGCCGCTGGATTAACTCTTATGGCCCAACCGAAACCACGGTGATTGCCACCACCCTGAAACTGGATAATAAAGACGCTGTTGCTTTCGAAAACTCCATTCCGATTGGTTATCCGTTGCCCAATAGCTGTATTTATATTTTGGATACACACGGTCAGCCCGTCCCTATCGGCACCAGCGGGGAAATTCATATCGGCGGTGCCGGTGTTGCCCGTGGTTATCTGAACCGACCCGATTTAACCACGGAGAAATTCATTTCCGATCCATTCAGCAAACACCCTGATGCCCGCATGTATAAAACCGGCGATCTGGGACGCTGGCTGCCCAATGGCACCATTGAATATCTGGGACGCAATGACTTTCAGGTCAAGATACGCGGTTTCAGGATTGAACTCGGTGAAATTGAAACCCAACTGGCCGCGTGTGACGGTGTCAGTGATGCCGTCGTGATTGCCCGCGAAGAAGGCACGGGAGATAAGCGTCTGGTCGCTTACCTGATCCCACAGTCAGGCGTGACCCTTAGCCCGTTTCAGTTACGTGAGCAACTGAGTGCCAGTCTGATGGAGCATATGCTGCCCAGCGCATTTGTGATGCTGGAGGCTTTCCCGCTGTCCGCCAATGGAAAACTGGATCGCAACGCGCTGCCCGCACCGGATCACTCAGCCATCGTCAGCCGTGAATACGAAGCGCCACAAGGAAAAAGCGAACAACAACTGGCGACAGTCTGGCAATCCCTGCTGGGGCTGGAACAGGTGGGACGCCATGATAATTTCTTTGAACTGGGCGGACATTCGCTGCTGGTGGTCAATCTGATCGAAGAACTGCGTCAGCTTAACCTGTCCCTTGAAGTCAGCGCGGTCTTCTCTGCGCCAACACTGGCAGCCATGAGTGCCCGCTTAAATCAGAGTAGTGGCCAGGGTGTCACTGCCCTGACGGTTCCCCCCAATCTGATCAGCGAAAATAGCCAGACCATTACACCCGACATGCTACCACTGGTGGAATTGACGCAAGACCAGATTGACAGGGTTGTTAATCTTACTCCGGAAGGGGCGACTAACATTCAGGATATCTATCCTCTGGGGCCATTGCAGGCAGGTATCCTGTTCCACCATTTGCTGGAAACAGAAGGTGATACCTATCTGGACAGCCAGCTTATGGCTTTTGACAGCCGGACACACCTGGATAATTTCTTGCGGGTATTCCAGCAAGTGATTGACCGACACGATATCCTGCGCAGTGCTGTCCATTGGCAGGAACTGCCGGAACCCGTACAAGTGGTCTATCGCCGTGCGCCGCTGCCAATGACAGAACTTACATTATCCACCGAAGAAAGCGCTGAAACACAATTGCGTCGGCTCACCGATACGCGCACAGTACGGATGGACATCACCAAAGCGCCGCTGCTGAAAGCACACATCGCCCACGATCCTGAATCCGGACAATGGTTACTCTCCTTGCTGCATCACCATTTAGTTTGCGATCACGTATCACTGGATATGATTTTCAATGAAATGAAAGCCCTGTTTTTGGGGGAGGAAAACAGCTTACCGACTCCGCTGCCTTATCGTAATTTCATCGCCCAAACCCGCAGTGTACCGCCGGAAGTCCATCAGGACTATTTCCGGAAGTTGCTGGGAGATGTGGATGAACCCACTCTGCCATTCGGATTGCTTGACGTACAAAATAGCCATCATGATGCAGACCCATCTGACAAGATCGTGGAAGATGTCATCACACTTGATCATGTTCTGGCGCGCAACCTGCGGGAATGTGCCCACCAGCAAGGGATGAGTGCCGCAGTATTGTTCCATGCTGCATGGGCTCAGGTACTGGCACGATGCAGCGGACGGGATGATGTGGTATTCGGTACCGTTCTGCTGGGGCGTTTACAAGGCGGGATCGGTGCTTCACAAGTGCTCGGCATGTTTATCAATACCCTGCCTGTCCGGGTTCGTTTACAGGCGCGTTCGGTTCAGCAAGTTGTCCAGGAAACCTATAAGCAACTGAGTGAATTACTGGATCACGAACAAGCGCCACTGGCGGTTGCCCAGCGTTGTAGCGGCATTCAGGCACCACTGCCGTTGTTCAACAGCCTGCTCAATTTCCGCCATAGCCCGCGTGACGAAACGGAATCAACTTCACAGGTCTGGGAAGGCATAGAGATACTCAGTGGAGAAGAGCGCAGTAACTATCCGCTGTCGCTGGACGTGGATGATTTTGATGACGGATTTGCCCTCACTGCACAATGCAGTCAGCAAATCAATCCGGCCCGTCTGAATGCTTATATGGAAATCGCGCTGAAAGAGATTGTATCCGCACTGCAACATGCGCCGGGTCAGTCAATTGAAGCCATCGAAATCCTGCCTCTGGCAGAGCGCAATCAGTTGTTAGTGGACTTTAATGATACTGAACTGGTCTATCCACAAGACAGGCTGATTCACCAGCTGATTGAGCAACAAGCCGCCCGGATACCGGATACCACCGCGCTGGTATTTGGCGATACCGAATTGAGCTATTCAGAGCTGAACCGCCACGCCAACCAGTTGGCACACAGCCTGATTGCGTTTGGTGTGCGCCCTGATGATCATGTGGCGCTGTGTGTTGAACGCAGTCCGGAGATGATCATTGCCATGTTGGGTATTCTCAAGGCGGGTGCGAACTATGTTCCGCTCGATCCGGAATATCCTGTCGATCGGCTGGCCTATCAGTTATCGGACAGCAAACCCGTGTTACTGCTGACCCAGCAACATTTGCAGGCTCACTTACCCCAACAGAACATGTCTGTCTGGTTACTGGATGATGACAGCCATCGGGATAGCATGGCACAACAGCCGGCCCATAATCCTGATGCCAAACAATTGGGCATTCAGCCGCACCATTTGGCCTATATCATTTACACCTCGGGTTCAACCGGACAGCCTAAAGGAGTGATGATTGAACACCGCAATGTGGTGGGCTTTATCCATGCCCAGCATCAAATCAGCCAGCCTCAAATCGGGGATCGCATCCTGCAATTTGCCACTGTGGCGTTCGATACTTCAGTTTCGGATATTTTCCCGACACTGGCAGCAGGGTCAACACTTGTCCTGCGTCCTGCGCATATTCGTGTACCGGATACGGCATTTGTTGATTATCTGAATCAGCAGAAGATTACTGTCATCGATCTGCCGACGGCTTTCTGGCATCACTGGGTGCAGGAAATGAAAGCAGGTCGTGTTGGTTTCAGCCCCCATTTACGGGCACTTATTGTTGGTGGAGAGAAAGCAGAATATCACCACCTGGTGGACTGGCAATCTCTGCCACAAACCCAGCACTGCCGTTGGATAAATACTTATGGCCCGACTGAAACCACAGTTATCGCCACTCACCTGATGGTGGACAGCGGTTCCTGTCCCCTCGACGGCATTATTCCGATTGGTCATCCGAACGCCAATACCCAAATCTATATTCTGGACACGCTCGGCCATCCGGTGCCTTGCGGTGTCAGCGGAGAGATTCATATTGCCGGTACGGGTGTTGGTCGTGGCTATCTGAACAGACCCGATTTAACCGAAGAGAAATTTGTTGCCAATCCATTCAGTAAACACCCTGATGCCCGTATGTATAAAACCGGCGATCTGGGACGCTGGCTATCTGACGGGACAATTGAATACCTCGGACGCAATGATTTTCAGGTCAAAATTCGCGGATTCCGCATTGAATTGGGCGAAATCGAAGTGCAATTACTGGCTTGCTCCGGCGTCAGAGAAGCGTTGGTTGTGGCCCGTGAAGAGGCTAACGGTGATAAACGTCTGGTGGCCTATGTCATTTCACAGCCCGATGTCACATTGGATATCAATAGACTGCGTGAACAGCTTAACACCCATCTGGCTGCCTACATGGTGCCCAACGCATTTGTCGTGCTGGCAGCTTTCCCGCTGACCGCAAGCGGAAAAGTCGATCGCAAAGCACTGCCGGCGCCTGATCGTACCGCCATCGCCAGTCATGAATACGAAGCGCCAGAAGGGGAAATTGAGCAGCAGATTGCCGTTATCCTCCAGACTTTATTGCAATTAGAACAAGTCGGACGTCACGACAGTTTCTTTGATTTAGGTGGAAACTCGTTATCCATCATTCAGTTAATGGCAAGACTGCGTGATGAGTTCCATCTTGAAATATCAATACCGGACATCTTTGCGCATCCAACGCTTTCTGAACTCGCTGAACTTATCGCATCAAGACAAATTGAGACTTTTTTCGCACAAGAAGATATCGAATCGCTGCAAAAAGAATTGGAGAACTTGTCTGAAGATGAACTGCGCGCCCTGTTAAACGGAGATAATTAA